Proteins encoded within one genomic window of Scomber japonicus isolate fScoJap1 chromosome 16, fScoJap1.pri, whole genome shotgun sequence:
- the cdkn3 gene encoding cyclin-dependent kinase inhibitor 3 has product MRTSEFDSSSEEEEIGDEQLTPFHISWLPLSIVESSQFLGICALPGCKYKDIRRSLPRDVEEMQSQGVQDVFVFCTRGELAKYRVPSLLDVYQQQGLTVHHMPFPDGDVPELEQCCQILKELHVSLENNRRTVIHCYGGLGRSALIAACLLLQLSFTMTPNKAIEILREHRGGGAIQTVKQYNFLHEFREQYAAYQESREPSTERSVSR; this is encoded by the exons ATGAGGACGAGTGAGTTTGATTCCTCATCAGAAGAGGAAGAGATCGGAGATGAGCAGCTGACTCCCTTTCACATTTCCTG GTTGCCTCTGTCCATAGTGGAGTCCTCCCAGTTTCTTGGGATATGTGCGCTACCAG gTTGCAAATACAAAGATATCCGCAGGAGTCTGCCAAGAGATGTTG AGGAGATGCAGAGTCAGGGGGTGCAGGACGTGTTTGTTTTCTGCACCAGAGGGGAGCTCGCCAAGTACAGAGTTCCCTCCCTGCTGGACGTCTACCAGCAGCAGGGCCTCACAGTTCACCACATGCCCTTCCCAGATGGAGACGTTCCCGAGCTGGAGCAGTGCTGCCAGATCCTCAAGGAGCTGCACGTCAGCCTggagaacaacaggaggacgGTGATCCA CTGTTACGGAGGCTTGGGACGCTCTGCATTAA TTGCCGCCTGTCTGCTGCTCCAGCTCTCCTTCACAATGACGCCAAACAAAGCCATCGAAATCCTCCGggagcacagaggaggaggagcgatACAGACAGTGAAG CAATATAACTTCCTCCATGAGTTTCGGGAACAATACGCAGCCTACCAGGAGAGCAGAGAGCCTTCTACAGAGCGCTCAGTCTCTCGGTGA
- the LOC128375845 gene encoding uncharacterized protein LOC128375845 — translation MRHHQTRESQQGRGESNPAAQRDDQQAVTLTNGVDGSHSMRLECWSCSPVRRKGCERDRPFLNQHAACGHAYCSLLTPETPGWGENSDSGQGTFSQPTGKGTNELEVPHANQSLDDGDTDPDDTSAFDYSSVTSCSPDGTLRRDMMGSNSGEDEEEDSQVPVLLKPSYSQQQQSRDAPRERTVCLRWQIPRLTPHPPLRTPAGQCADRPAPCLVSSYGKRLVSVRKGSPPLHPKSAFRPIWDDPSKQADSAPEKDNRQGFVPIQAPARQSFQNFNPSRENLRPSLVQQRGGHAAPPQSSGGLWDDSEDSEGPCSTV, via the exons ATGAGGCACCATCAGACCAGAGAGAGTCAGCAGGGCAGGGGGGAGTCAAACCCTGCAGCTCAGAG gGACGACCAGCAGGCAGTGACCCTCACTAACGGGGTTGACGGCAGCCACTCGATGCGTCTCGAGTGCTGGTCCTGCAGTCCAGTGAGAAGGAAGGGCTGTGAAAGAGACCGGCCGTTCCTGAACCAGCACGCGGCCTGCGGACACGCTTACTGCTCCCTCCTCACTCCGGAGACTCCAGGATGGGGAGAGAACAGCGATTCGGGCCAGGGCACCTTCAGCCAGCCCACTGGGAAAGGAACCAACGAGCTGGAGGTGCCTCATGCCAACCAAAGCCTTGATGACGGCGACACAGACCCAGATGACACCTCGGCCTTCGACTACTCCTCGGTCACCTCCTGCAGCCCCGATGGCACCCTGCGTAGGGACATGATGGGCAGCAACAGCggggaggatgaagaggaggacagcCAGGTGCCGGTGCTTCTGAAGCCCTCGtacagccagcagcagcagtccagAGATGCACCAAGAGAGAGGACTGTGTGTCTGAGGTGGCAGATTCCCAGATTAACCCCTCACCCTCCTCTGAGAACCCCTGCAGGGCAGTGTGCGGACAGGCCGGCGCCCTGCCTCGTCAGCTCCTACGGGAAGAGGCTGGTCAGTGTCAGGAAAGGGTCGCCACCTCTCCATCCGAAAAGTGCCTTCAGGCCCATCTGGGATGACCCGTCCAAACAG GCGGATTCGGCTCCAGAGAAGGACAACAGACAAGGCTTCGTGCCAATCCAAGCTCCAGCGAGGCAGAGCTTTCAGAATTTCAACCCGAGCAGAGAAAACCTGAG ACCGAGCCTGGTTCAGCAGCGAGGCGGCCACGCTGCACCCCCGCAGAGCAGTGGAGGATTGTGGGACGACAGTGAGGACAGCGAGGGACCCTGCAGCACCGTTTGA